Proteins encoded together in one Impatiens glandulifera chromosome 1, dImpGla2.1, whole genome shotgun sequence window:
- the LOC124934168 gene encoding transcription factor PCL1-like produces MEYETGDHDQYRVKMEWEVGLPTTHDELIPLSQCLISSELASASGIVPEPSQDTLASLRSQSQPLSPSSNNFDFILLEDQRTSKNCVTVGGDDEDDDDDVDFPWEDDSELMKRRKMRNINDARLRLVWTSELHKRFIDVVTHLGIKEAVPKTIMKLMNVKSLTCENVSIHLLKYRLFMVKMNGLSNKMKRLSIHESSSSDHLFGLVPRESSGQEKLNVTSLQQMMSMTKLCLGHAHGNL; encoded by the coding sequence ATGGAATATGAAACTGGAGATCATGATCAGTATCGAGTGAAGATGGAATGGGAAGTAGGTCTTCCCACCACTCACGACGAGCTAATACCTTTATCTCAGTGCTTGATTTCTTCAGAGCTGGCGTCGGCTTCCGGCATAGTACCAGAGCCGTCGCAAGATACCTTGGCGAGTCTCCGGTCACAGTCACAACCGTTGTCTCCGTCGTCGAATAATTTCGATTTCATACTCTTAGAGGATCAAAGGACGTCAAAGAATTGCGTAACTGTGGGAGGAGACGACGaggacgacgacgacgacgtgGATTTTCCATGGGAGGATGATTCGGAGTTGATGAAACGGAGGAAGATGAGGAATATCAACGACGCCCGTTTGCGACTAGTTTGGACCTCAGAGCTTCACAAGAGATTCATAGACGTGGTGACTCATTTAGGTATAAAAGAGGCAGTTCCAAAGACTATTATGAAGTTAATGAATGTGAAAAGTTTAACTTGCGAGAATGTCTCGATTCATCTTCTAAAGTATAGATTGTTTATGGTAAAGATGAATGGACTTTCCAACAAGATGAAAAGGCTATCCATCCACGAGTCTTCTTCTTCAGATCATTTGTTTGGTTTAGTGCCACGGGAGTCCAGTGGACAGGAGAAATTGAATGTTACAAGTCTACAGCAAATGATGTCAATGACTAAGTTATGCTTAGGACATGCTCATGGAAATCTTTGA